A region of Granulicella sibirica DNA encodes the following proteins:
- a CDS encoding DegT/DnrJ/EryC1/StrS family aminotransferase, with product MIRIPLARPNPAKLSEAIAELKALEERAIFSNFGPLSIGFEQRMTNQVFGGVGECLTVCNATIGLIMAVRQAMMRRPATKRRYALMPSFTFAAAAQAVQWNRLTPLFCDINRVDWSADEHSEAELLERYKDEIAVVVPYATFGYDIDLDRYEKIQRDYGIPVVIDAAASLGTISGNGLGFGSGFSGSVIYSMHVTKSFATSEGGLIYSADSEMIRTLRTMSNFGFGEPRNATMVGLNGKMTEVSALLASLRLESFDEVMQRRSELVGMYREALPELSFQPVKAHRQAHQFTSTLLPKELAPYRSKVQAELTRLGIGSANYFSPHVAEQPYFRDSFSPVSLPVTDEIAARALTLPLFDAMTDAQAHEVSAAVKEALGIVEERHVAVESPMLAAGD from the coding sequence GTGATACGGATCCCGCTCGCCCGCCCGAATCCAGCAAAGCTCAGCGAGGCGATCGCCGAGCTGAAGGCTCTGGAAGAGCGCGCCATCTTCAGCAACTTCGGTCCGCTCAGCATTGGCTTCGAGCAGAGGATGACGAACCAGGTGTTTGGCGGCGTGGGCGAGTGCCTTACCGTCTGCAATGCCACGATCGGGCTGATCATGGCGGTTCGCCAGGCGATGATGCGAAGGCCGGCGACGAAGCGGCGTTACGCGCTGATGCCCTCGTTCACCTTTGCCGCCGCAGCGCAGGCTGTGCAGTGGAACCGGCTCACACCGCTGTTTTGTGACATCAACCGGGTGGACTGGTCCGCGGACGAGCACAGCGAAGCGGAGTTGCTGGAGCGGTACAAGGACGAGATCGCGGTGGTGGTGCCGTATGCCACGTTCGGCTATGACATCGATCTTGACCGGTACGAGAAGATTCAGCGGGACTACGGCATTCCGGTGGTGATCGACGCCGCGGCATCGCTAGGGACGATCTCCGGGAACGGGCTTGGATTTGGTTCGGGCTTTTCGGGATCCGTCATCTACTCCATGCATGTGACGAAGTCTTTTGCCACGAGCGAGGGCGGGCTTATCTATAGCGCCGATTCGGAGATGATTCGCACGCTGCGGACGATGAGCAACTTTGGATTCGGCGAGCCGCGCAACGCAACGATGGTTGGGTTGAACGGGAAGATGACCGAGGTGTCGGCGCTGCTGGCGAGCCTGCGGCTGGAGAGCTTCGACGAGGTGATGCAGAGGCGTTCGGAACTGGTTGGGATGTACCGGGAGGCGCTTCCGGAGCTGTCGTTTCAGCCGGTGAAGGCGCATCGGCAGGCGCACCAGTTTACGTCGACGCTGCTTCCAAAGGAGTTAGCGCCGTATCGCAGCAAGGTGCAGGCTGAGCTGACACGGTTGGGGATTGGGTCAGCGAATTACTTCTCTCCGCATGTGGCGGAGCAGCCCTACTTCAGGGATTCGTTCAGTCCGGTGTCGTTGCCGGTGACGGATGAAATCGCTGCGCGGGCGCTGACGCTGCCGCTGTTCGACGCGATGACGGATGCGCAGGCGCACGAGGTGAGCGCGGCGGTGAAAGAGGCACTGGGAATCGTGGAAGAGCGGCACGTCGCGGTGGAATCGCCGATGCTGGCGGCGGGGGACTAG
- a CDS encoding FAD-dependent oxidoreductase, translated as MTSSKGQFGAIIVGGGPAGVAVLLSAHRDGKLRELLEHGLLLIERGAKIGKGQIGNYTINSDSTGYTFVDPLRVGSEASLHKILETPVAKRIAEAGAGAVPLRDVGELMALVGEAMHALIEEYPQSAVLTSCTAESAQSCPDGSWRVLVSDVRGHKRTFQTKQLVLATGATQPHARLDNEFVAGAPVVERWGKKLMQSGEVISLGGLTIVTKMLSEKAAPKVAILGGSTSAMAVAHALLNRLPEVHFKSGGVTVFHRRPLSVYYMSVEEAVADGYDEFGPHDICPVTQRVFRLAGLRLDSRELLMQVRGIGGRAPEPRMTMHLTKEHDPEALALIDEADLVIAALGYRPSALPILDHQNAAITLFAESHVSAPLVDAQCRVLDAKSNPIEGLYGIGLAAGFVPYGKFGGEPSFVGQANGLWLWQNGIGSIIVNAILPVTASPEARLPVQAHGERVVATAGIAL; from the coding sequence GTGACAAGTTCAAAAGGTCAGTTCGGCGCAATTATCGTTGGAGGTGGCCCTGCAGGAGTTGCGGTTCTGTTAAGCGCGCATCGTGACGGCAAGCTGAGGGAGCTCCTGGAACACGGGCTTCTGCTCATCGAACGTGGCGCCAAGATCGGTAAGGGGCAGATCGGCAACTACACGATCAACTCCGACAGCACGGGATACACGTTCGTTGATCCGCTTCGGGTCGGCAGCGAGGCGAGCCTGCATAAGATCCTGGAGACGCCGGTAGCGAAGCGCATCGCGGAGGCTGGTGCTGGTGCTGTTCCGCTGCGGGACGTGGGCGAACTGATGGCGCTGGTGGGCGAGGCGATGCACGCGCTGATCGAGGAGTACCCGCAGAGCGCGGTACTGACCTCCTGCACGGCGGAGTCGGCGCAGTCGTGTCCAGATGGAAGCTGGCGGGTTCTGGTCTCCGATGTGAGGGGTCACAAGCGCACGTTTCAAACGAAGCAGCTTGTGCTGGCGACGGGTGCGACGCAGCCGCATGCGCGGCTCGACAACGAGTTCGTCGCGGGTGCTCCGGTTGTGGAGCGCTGGGGCAAGAAGCTGATGCAATCCGGCGAGGTGATCAGCCTCGGCGGTCTCACTATTGTGACGAAGATGTTGAGCGAGAAGGCAGCGCCGAAGGTCGCGATCCTGGGCGGCTCGACGAGCGCGATGGCGGTGGCGCACGCGCTGCTGAACCGGCTCCCGGAGGTGCACTTCAAGAGCGGCGGGGTGACGGTGTTTCACCGGCGTCCGCTGAGCGTGTACTACATGAGCGTCGAGGAGGCGGTGGCAGATGGATACGACGAGTTCGGTCCACATGACATTTGCCCGGTCACACAGCGTGTCTTTCGGCTTGCTGGCCTGCGGCTGGATTCGCGGGAGTTGCTGATGCAGGTTCGGGGGATTGGTGGACGTGCTCCTGAGCCGCGCATGACGATGCACCTGACGAAAGAACACGATCCGGAAGCTCTTGCGCTCATCGACGAAGCGGACCTGGTGATTGCGGCACTTGGCTACCGGCCGAGCGCGCTTCCGATTCTGGATCACCAGAACGCAGCGATCACTCTGTTTGCCGAGAGCCATGTTTCGGCTCCCCTGGTCGATGCACAGTGCCGGGTGCTGGACGCGAAGAGCAATCCGATTGAGGGCTTGTATGGCATTGGGCTCGCTGCGGGCTTTGTTCCTTACGGCAAGTTTGGTGGCGAGCCGAGTTTCGTGGGCCAGGCGAATGGGCTCTGGCTATGGCAGAACGGGATTGGGTCAATCATCGTGAACGCGATTCTGCCCGTAACGGCGAGCCCGGAAGCGCGGCTGCCGGTGCAAGCGCATGGCGAGAGAGTTGTGGCGACTGCAGGGATTGCGCTGTGA
- a CDS encoding glycosyltransferase codes for MPVPMVSVSMTAYNSEAWLARALDSVLRQQTSFAFEIVIGDDCSKDQTLAVARSYQERYPDVVRVLERAKNLGMQRNFYDTFENCRGKYIAWLDADDYWTDPEKMAIQVNLLESDQTVSACGHYVRQVTSTGEVLHKKSPFVPAGRYGLERIIRSNFVPSPTIMFRNGLHHKLPSWFFDLTGLADWPILLMAGVSGDIILIDRVMADYVLTPGSAYMSKNALHQDLIDLEFCERMESILPDEWHRSVRASKGRRYGQIAYLYLKQKNYPAAREMARKAFRAPNVLDNIVSKTKMLALATVCDTLWKTRRAVPRL; via the coding sequence ATGCCAGTTCCGATGGTCAGTGTCTCCATGACGGCTTATAACTCGGAGGCGTGGCTTGCAAGGGCGTTGGACAGCGTTCTGCGGCAGCAAACGTCTTTTGCCTTCGAGATTGTCATTGGCGACGACTGTTCCAAAGATCAAACGCTTGCCGTTGCCAGGTCGTACCAAGAGCGTTACCCGGATGTGGTTCGTGTTCTCGAGCGGGCCAAGAACCTAGGGATGCAGAGAAATTTCTACGACACGTTCGAGAACTGCCGGGGAAAGTACATCGCGTGGCTGGATGCGGACGACTACTGGACGGATCCGGAGAAGATGGCAATCCAAGTCAATCTGCTGGAATCAGACCAGACGGTGAGTGCGTGTGGTCACTACGTCCGACAGGTGACCTCGACGGGAGAGGTTCTTCACAAGAAGAGCCCATTCGTGCCAGCCGGCCGGTATGGACTGGAGCGGATCATTCGCAGCAACTTCGTGCCCTCGCCGACGATCATGTTTCGTAACGGTCTTCATCACAAATTGCCGTCGTGGTTTTTCGATCTGACGGGGCTGGCTGACTGGCCCATTCTGCTGATGGCGGGAGTGTCGGGGGACATCATCCTGATCGACCGGGTGATGGCGGACTACGTCCTGACCCCCGGAAGCGCCTACATGAGCAAGAACGCGCTGCACCAGGACCTGATCGACCTGGAGTTTTGCGAGCGCATGGAGAGTATCCTTCCTGACGAGTGGCACCGGTCGGTGCGAGCCTCCAAGGGCCGCCGCTACGGGCAGATCGCTTACCTGTACCTCAAGCAGAAGAACTATCCGGCCGCGCGCGAGATGGCGCGGAAGGCGTTCCGCGCTCCGAACGTTCTGGACAATATCGTGAGCAAGACAAAGATGCTCGCGCTTGCGACTGTCTGCGACACGCTTTGGAAGACGCGGCGAGCGGTCCCGCGCTTGTAG
- a CDS encoding amidohydrolase family protein: MASRIDSHHHLWTYDPEEFSWITPEMAAIRRDFLPADLEEQLAPARIDGTVVVQARQTVEETEWLLGVARSSDKVLGVVGWLPIASEYFEQHLERFAGADLLKGLRHVVQGEDAGFLDGTAFNKGISRLKPHGLVYDLLIYSGQMEEALRFVDRHPNQPFVLDHVGKPGIRRREVEPWKKWIGGLGKRPNVSCKVSGMVTEADWTNWNPATLSPYFETVLEAFGAARLMVGTDWPVVTLGCSYSKWWEIVEEWVANLSEAEQAGILGENAARIYRLKT, encoded by the coding sequence ATGGCATCTCGAATCGACTCACACCACCACCTGTGGACGTACGATCCAGAGGAGTTTTCGTGGATCACTCCGGAAATGGCGGCGATCAGGCGAGATTTCCTGCCGGCGGATCTGGAAGAACAGCTTGCACCCGCGAGGATAGACGGCACCGTCGTCGTGCAGGCGCGGCAGACCGTGGAGGAGACGGAGTGGCTGCTTGGAGTCGCTCGTAGCTCTGACAAGGTCCTTGGCGTGGTGGGGTGGCTGCCAATTGCGTCAGAGTATTTTGAACAGCACTTGGAGCGGTTTGCAGGTGCTGACCTGCTCAAGGGCCTTCGCCATGTCGTGCAGGGGGAAGATGCAGGATTCCTCGACGGAACAGCGTTCAATAAGGGAATCTCGCGGCTGAAGCCCCACGGGCTGGTATACGATCTGCTGATCTATTCAGGGCAGATGGAGGAAGCCCTGCGATTCGTCGACCGGCATCCGAACCAGCCCTTTGTACTCGATCACGTGGGGAAGCCGGGGATTCGTCGGCGCGAGGTCGAGCCCTGGAAGAAGTGGATTGGGGGCCTCGGGAAGCGGCCAAACGTTAGCTGCAAGGTCTCGGGGATGGTAACCGAAGCGGATTGGACGAACTGGAACCCGGCTACCCTGTCTCCGTACTTCGAGACTGTCTTGGAGGCGTTCGGGGCGGCCAGGCTGATGGTTGGGACGGACTGGCCGGTTGTGACCCTGGGCTGTTCGTACAGCAAATGGTGGGAGATCGTCGAAGAGTGGGTCGCGAACCTCTCGGAGGCGGAGCAGGCAGGCATCCTTGGAGAGAACGCCGCTCGGATTTATCGGCTGAAAACTTGA
- a CDS encoding type II toxin-antitoxin system VapC family toxin, which translates to MRGTTLYLLDTNTFAYIVNGRSPAARAQMTSLIEHSPLAISAITEGEILYGLAKKPEATRLRAAVESLLATVLVLPWDSAAAGAYGTLRAQLASAGKTLSAMDMLIAAHAIAADAILVTSDKAFSQVEALRPVANWATDI; encoded by the coding sequence GTGAGGGGCACGACCCTTTACCTCCTTGATACCAACACTTTCGCTTACATCGTCAACGGGCGCTCCCCCGCTGCCCGGGCACAGATGACCTCGCTGATCGAGCACTCTCCTCTGGCTATTTCTGCCATTACGGAGGGAGAAATCCTCTATGGATTGGCGAAAAAGCCTGAAGCTACGCGGCTTCGGGCTGCTGTGGAATCCCTGCTTGCCACTGTGCTCGTGCTGCCCTGGGATTCGGCCGCGGCTGGCGCTTATGGGACGCTTCGGGCGCAGCTCGCATCGGCTGGCAAGACCCTTTCCGCTATGGATATGCTCATTGCTGCCCACGCTATTGCCGCGGACGCGATCCTGGTTACCAGCGACAAGGCCTTTTCCCAGGTCGAGGCTCTCCGGCCTGTTGCAAACTGGGCGACAGACATTTAG